The Microbacterium sp. Nx66 genome contains a region encoding:
- a CDS encoding LmeA family phospholipid-binding protein yields the protein MSDDNHTLPYPKPSDEHPTLVVPDAADGRGGAGRRRRRWPWVVLIVVVVLAALVVAAEFVARAVLPGVVRSIVIEQLDLPADQQLDVETEGILLPQLLAGRLDTLRLSTEAVTLQGITGAADVTATGVPLRGGDLDGADGTIRIDQEQFTALLADSELPVDTVEFVAPNATLGGSFDVLGTAVPVSVTLTPGAVEGDLELTPVAASIGGVDIDLDRVGSSFGSLGEGITEPRRVCIADQLPAGLTLTGIEIVDDQAVIDIDVDGAIVTDETLQEKGTCDR from the coding sequence ATGAGCGACGACAACCACACCCTCCCGTATCCGAAGCCCTCGGACGAGCACCCGACGCTCGTGGTCCCGGACGCGGCGGACGGTCGGGGCGGTGCCGGACGTCGTCGCCGGCGGTGGCCGTGGGTCGTGCTCATCGTCGTGGTCGTGCTCGCCGCCCTCGTGGTCGCGGCCGAGTTCGTCGCCCGTGCGGTGCTGCCCGGTGTCGTCCGATCGATCGTCATCGAGCAGCTCGACCTCCCTGCCGACCAGCAGCTGGACGTCGAGACCGAGGGGATCCTCCTCCCACAGCTCCTCGCCGGTCGTCTCGACACCCTGCGCCTGTCGACGGAGGCCGTCACGCTGCAGGGCATCACCGGTGCCGCCGACGTCACGGCGACGGGCGTTCCGCTGCGGGGCGGCGACCTCGACGGCGCGGACGGCACCATCCGCATCGACCAGGAGCAGTTCACCGCTCTGCTCGCCGACTCGGAACTCCCTGTCGACACCGTGGAGTTCGTGGCACCGAACGCGACCCTCGGCGGCTCGTTCGACGTGCTCGGCACCGCGGTGCCGGTATCCGTGACCCTGACCCCCGGGGCTGTCGAGGGCGACCTCGAACTCACCCCGGTGGCGGCGAGCATCGGCGGCGTCGACATCGATCTCGATCGTGTGGGCTCGTCGTTCGGCTCCCTCGGCGAGGGGATCACCGAACCGCGGCGCGTCTGCATCGCGGACCAGCTGCCGGCCGGCCTCACCCTGACGGGAATCGAGATCGTCGACGACCAGGCCGTGATCGACATCGACGTGGACGGGGCGATCGTCACGGACGAGACGCTCCAGGAGAAGGGGACCTGCGACCGCTGA
- a CDS encoding alpha/beta fold hydrolase, which yields MHHETTGSAGTPPLLLLHGGGVAGWMWEPLRSHLDPARRVILPDLPGHGGSATADYVSHEETVAALVPLLEQETQPATVVGFSLGAQLAVLLAARRPDLVADAVVISAQAEPLRAVGPTLALLRLTAGLARNERFARLQARELFIPDALLPRYLETSAAISRTTLLRAVEENLRFTPPPAWRAHPGTALILVGAEEKPMMRRSAALLDRVHPRSTLEVAEGCGHGIPLQRPAELAARLEERLAT from the coding sequence ATGCATCACGAGACGACTGGCTCCGCAGGAACCCCTCCCCTCCTCCTGCTGCACGGGGGCGGGGTCGCCGGCTGGATGTGGGAGCCGCTGCGCAGTCACCTCGACCCCGCACGGCGGGTCATCCTCCCGGATCTTCCGGGACACGGTGGCAGCGCGACAGCGGACTACGTGTCGCACGAGGAGACGGTCGCGGCGCTCGTCCCGCTGCTGGAGCAGGAGACGCAACCGGCGACCGTCGTCGGGTTCTCCCTCGGCGCCCAGCTCGCCGTCCTGCTCGCGGCACGACGACCGGACCTCGTCGCCGACGCCGTGGTCATCAGCGCTCAGGCGGAACCGCTGCGCGCCGTCGGCCCGACCCTCGCGCTGCTCCGCCTCACGGCAGGGCTCGCCAGGAACGAGCGCTTCGCCCGCCTTCAGGCCCGCGAGCTGTTCATCCCCGACGCGCTGCTCCCCCGCTATCTGGAGACCTCCGCGGCCATCTCGCGCACGACCCTGCTGCGCGCGGTAGAGGAGAACCTCCGTTTCACGCCTCCGCCCGCGTGGCGCGCGCATCCCGGCACCGCCCTGATCCTGGTCGGTGCGGAGGAGAAGCCGATGATGCGCCGCTCCGCCGCGCTGCTGGACCGGGTGCATCCCCGCAGCACCCTCGAGGTCGCCGAGGGGTGCGGACACGGCATCCCCCTGCAACGGCCGGCGGAGCTCGCCGCGCGTCTGGAGGAGCGCCTGGCCACCTGA
- a CDS encoding TetR/AcrR family transcriptional regulator gives MPRPLVPDRRARILDAAERMVLTHGFDAMSVAAIARAAGIGKGAVYLEFAAKRDILDALLQRGTSRIADAVARTAGPQPSLSALYRATAAALLGDELMTAAFLDDAGVLGAHVAAQPPARCRMRHEQVVAGIRELQEQGRIAPDVEPEALALALSSATLGLLSAARTLGPLDRATLESAIDTVGRMAASFETE, from the coding sequence ATGCCTAGGCCGCTCGTGCCCGACCGGCGCGCTCGCATCCTCGATGCCGCGGAGCGGATGGTGCTGACCCACGGGTTCGATGCCATGAGCGTCGCCGCGATCGCACGCGCGGCCGGCATCGGCAAGGGCGCGGTCTACCTGGAGTTCGCGGCGAAGCGCGACATCCTCGACGCGCTGCTCCAGCGCGGCACGTCTCGGATCGCCGATGCGGTCGCCCGTACCGCAGGACCGCAGCCCTCGCTCAGTGCCCTCTACCGCGCCACAGCTGCTGCCCTGCTCGGCGACGAGCTCATGACGGCCGCGTTCCTCGACGACGCGGGAGTGCTCGGTGCGCACGTCGCCGCGCAGCCACCCGCCCGGTGCCGGATGCGTCACGAACAGGTCGTCGCCGGGATCCGTGAGCTGCAGGAGCAGGGCCGGATCGCGCCGGACGTGGAGCCCGAGGCCCTGGCTCTCGCGTTGTCCAGTGCCACGCTCGGCCTGCTCTCCGCGGCCCGCACCCTGGGGCCCCTCGATCGCGCGACGCTGGAGAGCGCCATCGACACGGTCGGCCGCATGGCCGCGAGCTTCGAGACGGAGTGA
- a CDS encoding alpha/beta fold hydrolase: MSAPRRHTVTVPGARVSVAEWCPAAETQPPVLLLHGGGADSAELSWGEVGPALAAAGHRVVAPDHPGFGRSPRLEAPLTQERLVQYVGDLVDALDLQAYVVGGLSLGAGLALGHLLDRPDAARSAALLGSYGLMPRLTDGRLGALSHLSTFLLLRSGLLGAMTRAYARDRKAMMRGLQDLVHSPDARNPALVDAVLAEAATGSGLTTFGDWQRDQVRPLRLRTDYRDRLAEIRVPVLLVHGDRDSGVPLRRIEEAADALPAGRLLVAPGAGHWVQRDRPDLVIPALRDWFARGSDA, from the coding sequence ATGTCCGCACCACGACGGCACACCGTGACCGTTCCCGGCGCGCGGGTGTCGGTCGCGGAATGGTGCCCCGCGGCGGAGACGCAGCCGCCCGTGCTCCTTCTGCACGGCGGCGGCGCCGACAGTGCAGAACTCTCCTGGGGCGAGGTCGGACCGGCGTTGGCGGCCGCCGGACACCGCGTCGTGGCACCGGACCACCCCGGGTTCGGACGCAGTCCGCGCCTCGAAGCGCCGCTGACGCAGGAGCGCCTGGTGCAGTACGTCGGCGACCTCGTCGATGCCCTCGACCTGCAGGCCTACGTCGTCGGCGGACTCTCCCTGGGTGCCGGGTTGGCGTTGGGCCACCTCCTCGACCGCCCGGACGCTGCGCGCTCCGCCGCCCTCCTCGGCAGCTACGGGCTGATGCCACGGCTGACGGACGGACGCCTCGGTGCCCTCTCGCACCTGTCGACATTCCTGCTCCTGCGTTCGGGGCTGCTCGGCGCCATGACACGCGCCTACGCGCGCGACCGGAAGGCGATGATGCGCGGCCTCCAGGATCTCGTGCACTCCCCGGACGCCCGCAACCCGGCTCTCGTCGATGCGGTGCTCGCCGAGGCAGCGACCGGCTCCGGCCTCACGACGTTCGGCGACTGGCAGCGGGATCAGGTGCGACCGCTGCGACTCCGCACCGACTACCGCGACCGGCTCGCCGAGATCCGGGTCCCCGTCCTGCTCGTGCACGGCGACCGGGATTCCGGCGTGCCTCTTCGGAGGATCGAGGAGGCGGCGGACGCGCTGCCGGCCGGCCGGCTCCTGGTGGCACCGGGAGCCGGACACTGGGTGCAACGCGACCGCCCCGACCTCGTGATCCCCGCCCTCCGGGACTGGTTCGCCCGAGGCTCCGATGCCTAG
- a CDS encoding YihY/virulence factor BrkB family protein, whose protein sequence is MADTDTRDSENRSAAPARPGLVARITGPVIAWALARRPVRAVLLYSERRGPMLADSVTYRALFSVFAGVLLGFSLAALWLSGNPEAWRAIIDAVQSAVPGLIGEGGVIDTKDLRTPASFSIAGIISLVALVGAALGAIGSLRTAIRTIAGTIQADILWIWVIVRNLLLGIGIGLAFVLAAGITFIGQLGVTWIGDLLGVPSDSPLLAWTVRILSLLVVFILDAALIVGAFLLLSGVRPAARSLWSGAFLGAFGLIVLQQLSGLFVGGATSNPLLASFASLLALLIWLQLSTQIILVSCAYIVTAEEERGDRLHERFGARTFVQRRLQRAEVDVKIATAELRDAQRAAAEENGTAEKK, encoded by the coding sequence GTGGCAGACACCGACACGCGAGACTCCGAGAACCGTTCCGCAGCCCCGGCCCGACCGGGACTCGTCGCCCGCATCACGGGACCGGTGATCGCTTGGGCCCTGGCCCGGCGCCCGGTCAGGGCGGTGCTGCTGTACTCCGAGCGCCGCGGTCCGATGCTCGCCGACAGCGTGACCTACCGGGCCCTGTTCAGCGTCTTCGCCGGCGTGCTCCTCGGCTTCTCGCTCGCGGCCCTCTGGCTCTCCGGAAACCCGGAGGCCTGGCGCGCGATCATCGACGCCGTGCAGTCCGCGGTCCCCGGGCTCATCGGCGAGGGCGGTGTCATCGATACGAAGGACCTCCGGACTCCGGCGTCGTTCTCGATCGCCGGCATCATCTCCCTCGTCGCGCTGGTCGGTGCCGCGCTCGGCGCCATCGGCTCGCTCCGCACGGCCATCCGGACCATCGCCGGCACGATCCAGGCGGACATCCTGTGGATCTGGGTCATCGTCCGCAACCTGCTTCTCGGCATCGGCATCGGCCTCGCGTTCGTGCTCGCCGCCGGGATCACCTTCATCGGACAGCTCGGGGTGACCTGGATCGGCGACCTGCTCGGGGTGCCGTCGGATTCCCCTCTGCTCGCCTGGACGGTCCGGATCCTGTCGCTCCTCGTGGTGTTCATCCTCGACGCGGCCCTGATCGTGGGCGCCTTCCTCCTGCTGTCCGGCGTCCGACCCGCTGCGCGGTCGTTGTGGAGCGGCGCCTTCCTCGGCGCCTTCGGCCTGATCGTGCTGCAGCAGCTCTCCGGGCTCTTCGTCGGCGGTGCGACGAGCAACCCCCTGCTCGCCTCGTTCGCCTCGCTCCTCGCGCTGCTGATCTGGCTCCAGCTGTCCACCCAGATCATCCTCGTCTCGTGCGCCTACATCGTCACGGCCGAGGAGGAGCGCGGTGACCGCCTGCACGAGCGGTTCGGCGCACGCACGTTCGTCCAGCGGCGGCTGCAGCGCGCCGAGGTGGACGTCAAGATCGCCACGGCCGAGCTGCGCGACGCCCAGCGCGCGGCGGCCGAGGAGAACGGCACCGCCGAGAAGAAGTGA
- the lysA gene encoding diaminopimelate decarboxylase: MLDSAATLAPDWLVVPDDPNDLAVGVWPSSTERDEDGALVLAGVTAPELVRAYGTPLLVLDEDEVRRRARAFRDAFDRAASAHGTTAQVYYAGKAFLCTTVARWVVDEGLRIDVCTGGELEVALAAGVAPASLGFHGNNKSVAELERAVALGVGTIVVDSAIEIERLAAITARTDSVQRVMVRVISGVHAETHDFLATAHEDQKFGFPLAEAEVAVARIREIPGLEFAGLHCHIGSQIFGVAGFRESASRVLELHAALLEDGPVPQLNLGGGFGIAYTRIDDPTPIDELAGGIVAAVAEGCAARGIPVPALSFEPGRAIVGTAGVTLYEVGTTKDVTVASGATRRYVSVDGGMSDNARTALYGASYSARLASRAGTGDPQLSRVVGKHCESGDIVVDHEYLPGDVAPGDLLAVPATGAYCASLASNYNHVPRPPIVAVREGRSRVIVRGETVHDLLARDAGIDGAHAPEGAR; encoded by the coding sequence GTGCTCGACTCTGCCGCCACGCTCGCTCCGGATTGGCTCGTCGTCCCCGACGACCCGAACGATCTCGCGGTCGGGGTCTGGCCGTCCTCCACGGAGCGCGACGAGGACGGAGCCCTCGTGCTGGCGGGTGTGACGGCGCCGGAGCTCGTCCGGGCCTACGGCACGCCGCTCCTCGTGCTCGACGAAGACGAGGTGCGCCGCCGCGCCAGGGCCTTCCGCGACGCTTTCGACCGCGCCGCCTCCGCCCACGGCACGACCGCGCAGGTGTACTACGCGGGCAAGGCGTTCCTGTGCACGACGGTCGCCCGGTGGGTCGTCGACGAGGGGCTCCGCATCGACGTGTGCACCGGCGGCGAGCTCGAAGTCGCCCTCGCCGCGGGGGTCGCTCCGGCCTCGCTCGGCTTCCACGGCAACAACAAGTCGGTCGCCGAGCTCGAGCGCGCGGTCGCCCTCGGCGTGGGGACGATCGTCGTCGACAGCGCGATCGAGATCGAGCGCCTGGCCGCCATCACCGCCCGCACCGACTCCGTGCAGCGCGTCATGGTCCGGGTCATCAGCGGCGTACACGCCGAGACCCACGACTTCCTCGCCACAGCGCACGAGGACCAGAAGTTCGGCTTCCCGCTCGCCGAGGCGGAGGTCGCCGTGGCACGGATCCGCGAGATCCCCGGGCTGGAGTTCGCCGGACTGCACTGCCACATCGGCTCCCAGATCTTCGGCGTGGCCGGCTTCCGCGAGTCCGCCTCCCGCGTGCTCGAACTGCACGCCGCCCTCCTCGAGGACGGCCCCGTGCCGCAGCTGAACCTCGGCGGCGGGTTCGGCATCGCCTACACCCGCATCGACGACCCCACCCCCATCGACGAGCTCGCCGGCGGCATCGTCGCGGCGGTGGCCGAGGGCTGCGCGGCGCGCGGCATCCCCGTGCCGGCGCTGTCGTTCGAGCCCGGGCGTGCGATCGTCGGCACCGCGGGCGTGACGCTCTACGAGGTCGGCACGACGAAGGACGTCACGGTCGCCTCGGGGGCGACCCGGCGTTACGTCAGCGTCGACGGCGGGATGAGTGACAACGCCCGCACGGCCCTCTACGGCGCCAGCTACTCCGCCCGCCTGGCCTCGCGCGCGGGCACGGGCGACCCGCAGTTGAGCCGGGTGGTCGGCAAGCACTGCGAGTCCGGCGACATCGTCGTCGATCACGAATATCTGCCCGGCGACGTCGCCCCGGGGGACCTGCTCGCGGTGCCCGCGACGGGCGCGTACTGCGCCTCTCTCGCGAGCAACTACAACCACGTCCCGCGGCCGCCGATCGTGGCGGTGCGCGAGGGCCGCTCGCGGGTGATCGTCCGCGGCGAGACCGTCCACGACCTGCTGGCCCGCGACGCGGGCATCGACGGGGCGCACGCCCCCGAGGGAGCACGATGA
- a CDS encoding homoserine dehydrogenase: MTDYRRLRVALLGAGAVGSQVAALLLRHGDELADRAGAALELAGIAVRNLDAPRDVELPKELFTTDAESLILGADIVIELIGGIEPARTNILQAIGSGADVVTANKALLATHGPELFEAADRVGASVYYEAAAAGAIPIIRPLRDSLAGDRVVRIMGIVNGTTNYILDRMDTEGADFADVLADAQRLGYAEADPTADVEGYDAAQKAAILASLAFHTAVPLEAVHREGITSITASMIEEARAAGFVIKLLAVCERIEANGAESISVRVYPALVPVSHPLASVHGANNAVFVEAEAAGSLMFYGAGAGGVQTASAVLGDVVSAARRHIAGGVGVGESTRANLPVVPIGHVTTRYQITLEVSDAPGVLATVAGILSDGGVSVATVVQTVEGEDEPTARLIIGTHRATEQALSDTVDVLADSDVVARVVSVLRVEGE; this comes from the coding sequence ATGACTGACTACAGACGACTTCGCGTGGCGCTGCTGGGCGCCGGAGCCGTCGGCTCCCAGGTGGCGGCCCTCCTGCTCCGCCACGGCGACGAGCTGGCCGACCGCGCGGGTGCCGCGCTGGAGCTGGCGGGCATCGCGGTGCGCAACCTCGACGCGCCCCGCGACGTCGAGCTGCCGAAGGAGCTCTTCACGACCGATGCCGAGTCGCTCATCCTCGGCGCCGACATCGTGATCGAACTGATCGGCGGGATCGAGCCCGCCCGCACGAACATCCTCCAGGCCATCGGCTCCGGCGCCGACGTGGTCACCGCCAACAAGGCGCTGCTGGCGACCCACGGGCCGGAGCTGTTCGAGGCCGCGGATCGCGTCGGCGCATCGGTGTACTACGAGGCGGCGGCCGCCGGCGCCATCCCGATCATCCGTCCGCTGCGCGACTCGCTCGCCGGCGACCGCGTCGTGCGCATCATGGGCATCGTCAACGGCACCACGAACTACATCCTCGACCGGATGGACACCGAGGGCGCCGACTTCGCCGACGTGCTCGCCGACGCGCAGCGCCTGGGGTATGCGGAGGCCGACCCCACCGCCGACGTGGAGGGCTACGACGCCGCGCAGAAGGCCGCGATCCTCGCCAGCCTCGCTTTCCACACCGCGGTGCCGCTGGAGGCGGTGCATCGCGAGGGCATCACCTCGATCACCGCGTCGATGATCGAGGAGGCCCGCGCGGCCGGCTTCGTCATCAAGCTGCTCGCCGTCTGCGAGCGGATCGAGGCGAACGGCGCCGAGTCCATCTCGGTGCGGGTCTACCCGGCACTCGTCCCCGTGTCCCACCCGCTCGCCTCCGTGCACGGTGCCAACAACGCCGTCTTCGTCGAGGCGGAGGCCGCCGGCTCTCTCATGTTCTACGGGGCGGGCGCCGGCGGCGTGCAGACGGCCTCGGCCGTCCTCGGCGACGTCGTCTCCGCTGCGCGTCGGCATATCGCGGGCGGCGTCGGCGTGGGCGAGTCCACCCGGGCGAATCTCCCCGTCGTGCCCATCGGCCACGTCACCACGCGATACCAGATCACCCTCGAGGTCTCCGACGCCCCCGGCGTGCTCGCGACCGTGGCGGGCATCCTCAGCGACGGCGGAGTGTCCGTCGCGACCGTCGTCCAGACCGTCGAGGGCGAGGACGAGCCGACCGCGCGCCTCATCATCGGCACGCACCGTGCGACCGAGCAGGCCCTCAGCGACACGGTGGACGTGCTGGCCGACAGCGATGTCGTCGCCCGCGTGGTGTCCGTCCTCCGGGTGGAAGGCGAGTGA
- the thrB gene encoding homoserine kinase, whose product MTATAPAPEEHGARIGRTVEVTVPATSANLGPGFDTLGLALSIYDRLEVTALPEGELEIEVSGSGAADIPRDASNLIVRTIAYVFADVGRPMPGLRIVAENAVPHGRGLGSSGAAVAAGVLAAKGLMAGDVDLSDTDLLRLATELEGHPDNVAPALFGGLTIAWMGERGPQHKKLLVHRGVSPLVLVPAYTMSTSQARSLQPPHVSTADAVFNVSRSALLIAALMQSPELLLDATADRLHQDYRAGAMPETQRLVQALRAAGFAAVVSGAGPSVLVLADGPGSRLDAVEVANRVTDTPWEALLLAVDVRGGTVGDRAEGST is encoded by the coding sequence GTGACGGCTACGGCTCCCGCTCCCGAGGAGCACGGCGCCCGCATCGGCCGCACGGTCGAGGTGACGGTGCCGGCGACGAGCGCCAATCTCGGCCCCGGCTTCGACACGCTCGGCCTGGCCCTGAGTATCTACGACCGTCTCGAGGTGACCGCTCTGCCGGAGGGGGAGCTCGAGATCGAGGTCTCCGGTTCGGGCGCCGCCGACATCCCACGGGATGCGTCCAACCTCATCGTCCGGACGATCGCCTACGTCTTCGCGGATGTCGGCAGGCCGATGCCCGGCCTGCGCATCGTGGCCGAGAACGCGGTCCCGCACGGCCGCGGCCTGGGGTCCTCCGGTGCGGCCGTCGCTGCCGGCGTGCTCGCGGCGAAGGGGCTGATGGCCGGCGACGTCGACCTCTCCGACACCGATCTGCTGCGCCTCGCGACCGAGCTCGAGGGCCACCCGGACAACGTGGCGCCCGCGCTGTTCGGCGGGCTCACGATCGCGTGGATGGGGGAGCGGGGTCCGCAGCACAAGAAGCTCCTCGTGCATCGGGGCGTCTCGCCCCTGGTCCTCGTCCCCGCGTACACGATGTCGACCTCGCAGGCCCGCTCGCTGCAGCCGCCGCACGTCTCCACGGCCGACGCCGTGTTCAACGTGTCCCGGTCGGCTCTGCTCATCGCGGCGCTGATGCAGAGCCCGGAGCTGCTGCTGGACGCGACCGCCGACCGCCTGCACCAGGACTACCGCGCCGGCGCCATGCCCGAGACGCAGCGCCTCGTGCAGGCGCTGCGGGCCGCCGGATTCGCCGCCGTCGTCTCCGGCGCCGGCCCCAGTGTGCTCGTCCTCGCGGACGGTCCGGGCAGTCGCCTGGACGCCGTCGAGGTGGCCAATCGGGTGACCGACACCCCGTGGGAGGCGCTCCTGCTCGCCGTCGACGTCCGTGGTGGTACAGTGGGGGATCGAGCGGAGGGCTCCACGTAG
- the rho gene encoding transcription termination factor Rho produces MENLSETQNDQAAPTADAPVAAQATESAPAKKRAPRRASTATAAAKAAKAEESGTADAPAAAGDSAEGAEAAPKAKAPRRTRAKKADAEAPAETAAAEPAPAAEAAEAPAEAPKSGRGRRTKKADAEAPEAKTEKAEAAPADGATETADAGTAQGGRTKNDAAKNEPKNDGAAAKNEAEADAPAKDASGEGDNGDEQGGRGRSRNRNRNRGRGQGGGQEQAQNAPADDDQSGNGSGRNRQRNKRRGAGPVDEFETEITEDDVLIPIAGILDVLDNYAFVRTTGYLAGPSDVYVSLGQVKKYNLRKGDAVVGSIKQPREGEQQGRQKYNALVKVDSINGLSVDDAATRVEFGKLTPLYPQERLRLETAPEKLTQRIIDLVAPIGKGQRGLIVAPPKAGKTIVLQQIANAIAQNNPEVHLMVVLVDERPEEVTDMERTVKGEVIASTFDRPAEDHTTVAELAIERAKRLVELGRDVVVLLDSITRLGRAYNLAAPASGRVLTGGVDASALYPPKRFFGAARNIENGGSLTILATALVETGSKMDEVIFEEFKGTGNSELRLSRQLADKRIFPAVDVNASSTRREEMLLSADEVKITWKLRRALAGLDPQQALEVVLGKLKETHSNVEFLVQMQKSIPTLPSGAHGHDNNIR; encoded by the coding sequence GTGGAGAACCTCTCCGAGACCCAGAACGATCAGGCGGCTCCGACCGCCGACGCCCCCGTCGCCGCGCAGGCGACCGAGTCCGCTCCGGCCAAGAAGCGCGCGCCGCGCCGGGCGAGCACCGCGACGGCCGCTGCCAAGGCCGCCAAGGCGGAGGAGTCCGGCACCGCCGATGCTCCCGCCGCTGCCGGCGACTCCGCCGAGGGGGCAGAAGCCGCGCCCAAGGCGAAGGCTCCGCGCCGCACCCGCGCGAAGAAGGCGGACGCCGAGGCCCCCGCCGAGACCGCCGCCGCCGAGCCGGCGCCTGCTGCCGAGGCCGCCGAGGCACCGGCCGAGGCCCCGAAGTCCGGACGCGGCCGTCGCACGAAGAAGGCGGACGCCGAGGCCCCCGAGGCGAAGACCGAGAAGGCCGAGGCGGCACCGGCCGACGGCGCGACCGAGACGGCCGACGCGGGCACCGCCCAGGGCGGCCGCACCAAGAACGACGCGGCGAAGAACGAGCCGAAGAACGACGGCGCTGCCGCGAAGAACGAGGCCGAGGCGGACGCCCCCGCGAAGGACGCGTCCGGCGAGGGAGACAACGGCGACGAGCAGGGTGGTCGAGGCCGCAGCCGCAACCGCAACCGCAACCGCGGCCGCGGGCAGGGCGGCGGTCAGGAGCAGGCGCAGAACGCACCGGCCGACGACGACCAGTCCGGCAACGGCAGCGGGCGCAACCGTCAGCGCAACAAGCGTCGCGGCGCCGGCCCTGTCGACGAGTTCGAGACCGAGATCACCGAGGACGACGTCCTCATCCCGATCGCCGGCATCCTCGACGTGCTCGACAACTACGCCTTCGTGCGCACCACCGGCTACCTCGCCGGGCCCAGCGACGTCTACGTCTCGCTCGGCCAGGTCAAGAAGTACAACCTCCGCAAGGGCGACGCGGTCGTCGGCTCCATCAAGCAGCCGCGCGAAGGCGAGCAGCAGGGCCGCCAGAAGTACAACGCCCTCGTCAAGGTCGACTCCATCAACGGCCTCTCGGTCGACGACGCGGCCACCCGCGTGGAGTTCGGCAAGCTCACGCCGCTCTACCCGCAGGAGCGTCTGCGCCTGGAGACGGCTCCGGAGAAGCTGACGCAGCGCATCATCGACCTCGTCGCACCGATCGGCAAGGGCCAGCGCGGCCTGATCGTCGCGCCCCCCAAGGCCGGCAAGACGATCGTCCTGCAGCAGATCGCCAACGCGATCGCGCAGAACAACCCCGAGGTGCACCTCATGGTCGTGCTCGTCGACGAGCGCCCCGAAGAGGTCACCGACATGGAGCGCACGGTGAAGGGCGAGGTCATCGCCTCCACCTTCGACCGGCCAGCCGAAGACCACACGACGGTCGCCGAGCTCGCGATCGAGCGCGCCAAGCGCCTCGTCGAGCTGGGCCGCGACGTGGTCGTGCTGCTCGACTCGATCACCCGCCTCGGACGCGCGTACAACCTGGCCGCTCCGGCGTCCGGCCGCGTCCTCACCGGTGGCGTCGACGCATCCGCGCTCTACCCGCCGAAGCGCTTCTTCGGTGCCGCCCGCAACATCGAGAACGGCGGATCCCTCACGATCCTCGCCACCGCGCTCGTCGAGACCGGCTCCAAGATGGACGAGGTCATCTTCGAGGAGTTCAAGGGCACCGGCAACAGCGAGCTGCGCCTGTCCCGCCAGCTCGCCGACAAGCGCATCTTCCCGGCGGTGGACGTGAACGCGTCCAGCACCCGCCGCGAGGAGATGCTCCTCTCCGCCGACGAGGTCAAGATCACCTGGAAGCTGCGCCGCGCTCTCGCCGGCCTCGACCCGCAGCAGGCGCTGGAGGTCGTGCTCGGCAAGCTCAAGGAGACCCACTCCAACGTGGAGTTCCTCGTTCAGATGCAGAAGTCGATCCCGACGCTGCCCTCGGGCGCCCACGGGCACGACAACAACATCCGCTGA